In the genome of Flavobacterium panacagri, one region contains:
- a CDS encoding gliding motility-associated C-terminal domain-containing protein yields the protein MVKNYINFLQFLFVFTFFLIFSAKINAQCAGSNAQLDLCTTIADPANQNISLFSLLGGNPVPGGTWTANTNPRGLTAATGMLNAQLLSQGGVYNYTYTAPATAGCTNNKAIVTVTIGAYAGVAAPYATVCSDENIFNLFTAFNGTVMAPHTNGVWTDVDGNVVPQSTIGVTNKNGQYQYTYTVPPVLACSNASPSSTVIITVVRAPREGTPNNLLICADTQISQYTALDLDTRLSGQDSGGEWSGPGIVSPTDHIVNLEEQYNLNGPGDYEYNYIVYATPNNKVCPDKIATVRVTIEQRLDFTGAKVDVVKDICEPEIPTARYSATLTQGAQSISDGQYEVTFNVSGPNGGSQTITSSFVNGVLTFPVSPSYFRQVGKFTLTITNIISTLSKGACANIINDLSDILEIHPIPRLDGALLTFDPTCQNKDAQAHLTNAALLPDGNYDIVYNVTGDNFTLGQRQNITVTGGISDFIIPGNLSVNSGASTITITNITNTATGCTNTANIRGNLIINPLPNAATVSVVVNDRCLNDPVTATISGLGSLTDITITYMLLGDNIASEMITLTAAGGKAEFQIPPGLLLNTGSTIISLTNLKNNVTSCDSNLNNVLDSFIINPIPVAPTVNPQSFCKVDEAAVSNLVPNGNQFKWYESATAATPLAGTVLLQSKTYYVKETSAAGCTSEAAAVTVTIDDSPVPVLNSDGQNFCGLNNPTIADLSNNTNVPATVVWYDAPNGNLLSPTKPLVEQGKYYGYNFPSTNCFSSEYIEVTVTLTECDNVPNDFFVPDGFSPNGDGVNDSFVIKDIEFLYPNYTLEIYNRYGNGMYKGDKNKPAWDGMNYEKSGIAGGIAPNGVYFYVLHFNKDNKPSKQGRLYLNR from the coding sequence ATGGTAAAAAACTACATTAATTTCTTACAATTTTTATTTGTTTTTACTTTCTTTTTGATCTTCTCTGCAAAAATCAATGCACAATGTGCAGGATCTAACGCACAATTAGATTTATGTACAACTATTGCGGATCCTGCAAATCAAAACATTTCGTTGTTTTCTTTATTAGGTGGAAATCCTGTTCCAGGTGGAACTTGGACTGCCAATACAAATCCACGTGGATTAACTGCTGCAACTGGAATGCTGAATGCGCAGCTTCTCAGTCAAGGAGGTGTTTATAATTATACTTATACAGCACCTGCAACAGCAGGCTGTACAAATAACAAAGCAATAGTAACTGTAACTATTGGTGCCTATGCGGGTGTTGCGGCTCCATATGCGACGGTATGTAGTGATGAAAATATTTTCAACCTCTTTACTGCTTTCAACGGTACTGTTATGGCTCCTCATACAAATGGAGTTTGGACGGATGTTGATGGAAATGTTGTGCCTCAATCAACAATTGGAGTGACTAATAAAAATGGGCAATATCAGTATACTTACACTGTTCCGCCAGTTCTTGCTTGTTCTAACGCTTCACCTTCTTCTACCGTAATTATAACGGTAGTTAGAGCACCTAGAGAAGGAACGCCTAACAATTTACTTATTTGTGCTGATACTCAGATTTCACAATATACTGCTTTAGACTTAGATACTAGACTTTCCGGGCAAGACAGCGGAGGAGAATGGAGCGGACCAGGAATAGTCTCTCCAACAGATCATATTGTGAATCTGGAAGAACAATATAATTTAAACGGACCAGGCGACTACGAATATAATTATATAGTTTATGCTACTCCTAATAATAAAGTCTGCCCAGACAAAATTGCTACAGTTAGGGTTACTATAGAACAACGTCTCGATTTTACAGGAGCAAAAGTTGATGTGGTTAAAGATATTTGCGAGCCCGAAATACCAACCGCTAGATATTCAGCTACCTTAACACAAGGAGCACAATCTATTTCTGATGGACAATATGAAGTAACTTTTAATGTATCGGGGCCAAATGGAGGTTCGCAAACCATTACTTCTAGTTTTGTAAATGGTGTACTTACTTTTCCAGTTTCGCCTTCTTATTTTAGACAAGTTGGAAAATTTACTCTAACCATTACAAATATTATTTCAACTTTAAGTAAAGGAGCCTGTGCTAATATTATTAATGATTTATCAGATATTCTAGAGATTCATCCAATTCCGCGTTTAGATGGAGCCTTGCTTACATTTGATCCGACTTGCCAAAATAAAGATGCTCAAGCTCATTTAACAAATGCAGCCCTACTGCCAGATGGAAATTATGATATTGTTTATAATGTTACAGGAGACAATTTTACATTAGGACAGAGACAGAATATTACAGTTACTGGAGGTATTTCAGATTTTATAATTCCTGGAAATTTAAGTGTAAATAGTGGAGCATCGACTATTACGATTACTAATATTACCAATACTGCTACAGGCTGTACCAATACTGCTAATATAAGAGGAAATTTAATTATAAATCCGCTTCCAAATGCTGCAACCGTGAGTGTTGTTGTAAACGATCGTTGTCTTAATGATCCCGTTACTGCAACAATTTCAGGATTAGGCAGTCTGACGGATATAACAATTACCTACATGCTATTGGGAGATAACATAGCTTCTGAAATGATAACTCTTACTGCCGCAGGAGGGAAAGCTGAATTTCAGATTCCTCCTGGATTGCTTTTAAACACTGGTTCTACAATTATTTCACTAACCAATTTAAAGAACAATGTGACAAGTTGCGATAGTAACTTGAATAATGTGTTAGATAGTTTTATTATAAATCCAATTCCAGTTGCACCAACCGTAAATCCACAATCATTCTGTAAAGTAGACGAAGCAGCAGTTTCCAATCTAGTTCCGAATGGGAATCAATTTAAATGGTATGAATCTGCAACAGCAGCAACACCGCTTGCGGGTACTGTACTTTTGCAATCCAAAACATATTATGTTAAAGAAACGTCTGCCGCAGGCTGTACGTCAGAAGCAGCAGCGGTTACAGTTACTATAGACGATTCTCCTGTTCCAGTATTAAATTCGGATGGACAGAATTTCTGCGGACTAAATAATCCAACTATTGCAGATTTGTCCAATAATACCAATGTGCCAGCAACAGTAGTTTGGTATGATGCTCCAAATGGGAATTTATTATCGCCTACAAAACCTTTGGTCGAACAAGGGAAATATTACGGATATAATTTTCCAAGCACAAACTGTTTTTCTTCAGAATATATAGAAGTCACAGTAACCTTGACAGAATGTGATAATGTGCCAAATGACTTTTTTGTGCCTGACGGATTTTCTCCAAATGGTGATGGTGTCAATGATTCATTTGTAATAAAAGATATTGAATTTTTATATCCAAATTATACTCTTGAAATTTATAACAGATACGGAAACGGAATGTATAAAGGGGATAAAAATAAACCAGCTTGGGATGGTATGAATTACGAAAAAAGCGGCATCGCTGGCGGAATTGCACCCAATGGAGTTTATTTTTATGTATTGCATTTCAATAAGGACAACAAACCGTCGAAGCAAGGCCGTCTTTATTTAAATCGATAA
- a CDS encoding PorP/SprF family type IX secretion system membrane protein, translating into MKKILLFINFLFYLSVGAQQDPEYTHYMYNMSAVNPAYATGVPAMMNFGGLYRTQWVGAVGAPKTFTFFAHSAITEKIEAGVSFISDDIGDGAKKENNVYADFAYVLKLGGQNKLSLGLKAGFSSIQSNFNGFRFTDPQTDFAFSENINATKPNIGVGAYYFRDNLYVGLSVPNLLKSKYIQEKSGINAFGSEEIHTFLTAGYVFQLNDALKLKPAFMSKFVKGAPITLDVTANVLYNEKFEFGAAYRIDDSVSALFNINVTPTLRVGYAYDYTLTNFGQFNSGTHEIMLLFDLDLLGKGFDKSPRFF; encoded by the coding sequence ATGAAAAAAATACTACTCTTTATAAATTTCCTTTTCTATTTATCAGTTGGCGCACAGCAAGATCCAGAGTATACACATTATATGTATAATATGAGTGCAGTCAATCCAGCATACGCGACAGGAGTACCCGCTATGATGAATTTTGGAGGACTGTATAGAACACAATGGGTTGGAGCGGTAGGAGCTCCAAAAACATTTACTTTTTTTGCACATAGCGCGATTACAGAAAAAATTGAGGCTGGAGTTTCATTTATATCTGATGATATTGGAGACGGTGCTAAAAAAGAAAATAATGTTTATGCTGATTTTGCGTATGTCTTAAAATTGGGAGGACAAAATAAACTTTCATTAGGATTAAAAGCTGGGTTTTCTTCCATACAGAGCAATTTTAATGGTTTTCGTTTTACAGATCCGCAGACCGATTTTGCTTTTTCAGAAAATATAAATGCAACCAAACCTAATATTGGAGTTGGAGCTTATTATTTTAGAGATAATCTTTATGTTGGATTATCCGTTCCAAATTTGTTGAAATCAAAATATATTCAAGAAAAATCAGGAATCAATGCTTTTGGCTCAGAAGAAATACATACTTTTTTAACAGCAGGTTATGTTTTTCAGCTGAATGATGCACTGAAATTAAAACCAGCATTTATGTCAAAATTTGTCAAAGGAGCACCAATAACTTTAGATGTAACTGCCAATGTTTTATACAACGAAAAGTTTGAATTTGGTGCAGCATATAGAATTGACGATTCTGTAAGTGCCTTGTTTAATATCAATGTAACGCCTACTTTGAGAGTGGGTTATGCTTATGATTATACATTGACAAATTTCGGTCAGTTTAATTCGGGAACACATGAAATTATGTTGTTGTTCGATTTAGATTTGTTAGGAAAAGGTTTTGATAAATCACCAAGATTCTTCTAA
- a CDS encoding OmpA family protein, producing MKKLLVIIFVFSIQFIKAQNQELVRAKKFFDRTYYTEAIVLYERLAEEKPSQEVIKNLADSYFYTNNLVKAQRYYRLLVNSYSNNLDREYYFRYAQTLKATNSYDDANVALKEYYSKSANTEDLVNFEKQLKTLENVSAIGKRFDIKNLPINTPNSEFGAVKYNDNLVFAGVKLKPNLFDKKYKWDNATYLNLVTIPLKNINSSDSIVHYFAKELKTGMHESNAVFTKDGKTMYFTRNNSKNGRKKRDDKKISSLQIFKAELVNGKWTNVTSLPFNSPNYSTEHPALSADEKILYFASDMPGSLGSFDIYSVNINRGAFDTPKNLGPEINTDKREQFPFASSDNKLYFSSDGHLGYGSLDVFVSEINGNEYSKPVNIGLPLNSNSDDFAFNVDSNTKEGFFASNREGGKGSDDIYQFKEIKDLIVEDCKQFIAGTITDVDTQLALENATVILQDSENKTLNTITTAADGKFSFTVACEASYKVSAFKEKYTNESKTLTLDKTRDKTNDASLALKSLEAIKLEEKEKAEKKRQQEIIIEEENKKKAELVAIELKQKEKKAKEQEIAATEAKKQEKVKEILAQEKDVIKDKDRLIIKTDPIYFDYNMWYIRKESKVVLGRVVELMKKYPGMVIEIGSHTDSRGNAKFNEDLSQKRANSTREFIIQSGIDAKRVSAKGYGESVPIIKCKTDEACSEEDHELNRRSEFVIKKL from the coding sequence ATGAAAAAACTACTCGTTATTATATTCGTATTTTCAATACAGTTTATAAAGGCTCAAAATCAGGAATTGGTAAGAGCTAAGAAATTCTTTGATAGAACTTATTATACCGAAGCAATTGTTTTGTATGAAAGACTTGCAGAAGAAAAACCTTCACAGGAAGTAATAAAAAACTTGGCCGATTCTTATTTCTACACCAACAATTTGGTTAAAGCACAACGTTATTACCGACTTTTGGTTAATAGCTACAGCAATAATTTAGATCGCGAATATTATTTTAGATATGCACAAACTTTAAAAGCAACCAATAGTTATGATGATGCAAACGTCGCTTTAAAAGAATATTATTCAAAATCGGCTAATACCGAGGATCTTGTCAATTTTGAAAAACAACTAAAAACGCTGGAAAACGTATCGGCAATTGGGAAAAGATTTGACATAAAAAATCTTCCGATAAATACGCCTAATTCAGAATTCGGTGCAGTAAAATACAATGATAATTTGGTTTTTGCAGGTGTTAAATTGAAACCTAATCTGTTTGATAAAAAGTACAAATGGGATAATGCAACTTATTTAAATTTAGTTACAATTCCACTGAAAAATATTAATTCTTCAGATTCGATTGTACATTATTTTGCTAAAGAATTAAAAACAGGAATGCATGAGTCTAATGCCGTTTTTACAAAAGATGGAAAAACGATGTATTTTACTCGAAACAATTCTAAAAACGGAAGAAAAAAGAGAGATGATAAGAAAATCTCAAGCCTTCAGATTTTTAAAGCAGAACTGGTAAATGGTAAATGGACAAATGTAACATCACTTCCATTCAATAGTCCGAATTATTCAACGGAACATCCAGCTTTAAGCGCTGATGAAAAAATCTTGTATTTTGCTTCAGATATGCCGGGATCTTTAGGATCTTTTGATATTTATTCGGTCAATATTAATAGAGGAGCATTTGATACGCCAAAGAATTTAGGTCCAGAAATTAATACAGATAAAAGAGAACAATTTCCTTTTGCTTCTTCGGATAATAAACTTTATTTTTCTTCAGATGGACATTTAGGCTATGGCTCTTTAGATGTTTTTGTTTCTGAAATAAACGGAAACGAGTATTCAAAACCAGTAAATATTGGACTGCCTTTAAACTCTAATTCAGACGATTTTGCTTTTAATGTTGATTCGAATACGAAAGAAGGTTTTTTTGCGTCCAACAGAGAGGGAGGAAAGGGAAGTGACGACATTTATCAATTCAAAGAAATCAAAGATTTAATTGTAGAGGATTGTAAACAATTCATTGCAGGAACAATTACAGATGTTGACACTCAATTGGCACTAGAAAACGCCACTGTAATTCTGCAAGATTCAGAAAATAAGACCTTAAATACAATAACAACTGCTGCTGATGGAAAATTCAGTTTTACTGTTGCCTGCGAAGCTTCTTATAAAGTTTCGGCTTTTAAAGAAAAATATACAAACGAGTCAAAAACATTAACTTTAGATAAAACAAGAGATAAAACAAATGATGCTTCATTGGCTTTAAAATCTTTAGAAGCTATCAAACTGGAAGAGAAGGAAAAAGCGGAAAAGAAAAGACAGCAGGAAATTATTATAGAAGAAGAAAACAAGAAAAAAGCTGAACTTGTTGCAATTGAATTAAAACAGAAAGAGAAAAAAGCCAAAGAGCAAGAAATTGCAGCAACTGAGGCTAAAAAGCAAGAGAAAGTAAAAGAGATTTTAGCACAGGAAAAAGATGTAATAAAAGATAAAGACCGACTAATCATCAAAACAGATCCAATTTACTTTGACTATAATATGTGGTACATCCGCAAAGAATCAAAAGTGGTCTTAGGAAGAGTAGTGGAATTAATGAAAAAATATCCAGGAATGGTAATCGAAATTGGTTCACATACAGATTCAAGAGGAAATGCTAAATTCAATGAAGATTTATCTCAAAAAAGAGCCAATTCAACTAGAGAGTTTATCATTCAATCTGGAATAGATGCTAAAAGAGTTTCTGCAAAAGGATACGGAGAATCGGTTCCAATTATAAAATGTAAAACGGATGAAGCTTGTTCTGAAGAAGACCATGAGTTAAACAGAAGATCTGAATTTGTAATTAAGAAATTATAA